A portion of the Streptomyces coeruleoprunus genome contains these proteins:
- a CDS encoding tetratricopeptide repeat protein — protein MTDRTENHISGGVFFGAVIQGRTINLALPDRPDPALAGLPRQSATFAGRYTELEQILAALAPAARDETVGTVVVAGLAGTGKTELLLQAAHRALREEDWFPGGVLFVNLHGYDAEGTVSPKRALGTLLRALGIPPEHIPPGVQERALIYRSALGALAAAGRRVLVVLDDVPATGKIRHLLPSDGSTATLVSSRHSLAELDALALTLRELPTDDGRELLCDALRTALPEDSRVADEAGEADRLVALCGGLPLALRILASLLVDVPSRPLSHLRRELEDAHSRLSLLTREKRAVTAAFELSYRRLTKDQAKLFRLIWLHPGRDFSTEAAAQLYGESVKETERLLLDLARRNLVQSREPYGRWQQHSLVRLYSWERLRAGNDSWGKGLMRLLAYFHKMATLACEALFDPEAKRPTTEQPFADRAEALHWLEAERHALVAATLWAYEADDDLMCVALAVPLSQFLALTRYLEDAGLVLATGIRSTRRRQDAFREAALLSLLGVVLRDMRKLRRSVRMHYRAIKICRKLKKRSALASALNNLGLSLHEQRKFDEAVAAHTEAAELFKRAGDRSGMAGALCNTGETLTELGRVQEASHNLRRAAKIYRKQGDLRGYAQAMGSLAKVTRDEGKAEQAVALHKRALDMPDGLLIPHERAVELSNFAASLAAAGEYEAALTAQQEALGTFRRLGDRRGEAMTLGNMALVRQEQGKWTKAIRLHTLAMEAFLVGKDDHGLAAELRSLASALLRQGCNTEALENLELAADLYQQTGDSESALDTLELVDQVRSRFGVGTRSVAP, from the coding sequence ATGACCGACAGAACCGAAAACCACATCAGCGGCGGAGTCTTCTTCGGCGCCGTCATCCAGGGGCGGACCATCAACCTGGCACTCCCGGACCGCCCGGACCCCGCTCTCGCCGGACTTCCGCGGCAGTCGGCCACCTTCGCGGGGCGTTACACCGAGCTGGAACAGATCCTCGCGGCCTTGGCGCCTGCAGCGCGTGACGAGACTGTTGGCACCGTTGTTGTGGCCGGGCTTGCGGGGACGGGCAAGACAGAACTCTTGCTCCAGGCCGCCCACCGAGCGCTGCGGGAAGAAGACTGGTTTCCGGGTGGGGTGCTCTTCGTGAATCTGCATGGGTACGACGCGGAGGGCACGGTGTCACCGAAGCGGGCGCTCGGCACGCTCTTGCGGGCGCTCGGCATACCCCCGGAACATATTCCACCGGGGGTCCAGGAACGCGCGCTCATTTACCGTTCCGCACTTGGTGCACTGGCCGCTGCCGGGCGACGGGTGCTGGTCGTCCTGGACGACGTACCGGCGACCGGCAAGATCCGCCATCTCCTGCCGAGTGACGGGAGCACCGCCACGCTCGTGTCGTCCCGGCACTCTCTCGCGGAATTGGACGCCTTGGCACTGACCTTGCGGGAGCTGCCCACCGACGACGGACGGGAGTTGCTGTGTGACGCCCTTCGTACGGCTCTGCCCGAGGACTCGCGAGTGGCGGATGAGGCCGGCGAGGCCGACCGGCTCGTCGCACTGTGCGGCGGCCTGCCGCTGGCCCTGCGCATCTTGGCGTCCCTGCTTGTGGATGTGCCGTCCCGGCCCCTCTCTCACCTACGTCGCGAACTCGAGGACGCGCACTCAAGGCTTTCCCTGCTGACCCGGGAGAAGCGCGCCGTGACCGCGGCCTTCGAACTGTCCTACCGAAGGCTTACCAAAGACCAGGCCAAGCTCTTCCGGCTGATCTGGCTGCACCCCGGACGGGACTTCTCCACCGAGGCTGCGGCCCAGTTGTACGGCGAAAGCGTCAAGGAGACCGAACGGCTGCTGCTGGACCTGGCCCGCCGGAACCTGGTCCAGTCACGAGAACCGTACGGGCGCTGGCAGCAGCACAGTCTTGTACGCCTCTACTCCTGGGAGCGGCTCAGGGCAGGTAACGATTCCTGGGGCAAGGGCCTCATGCGTCTGCTCGCCTACTTCCACAAGATGGCTACCCTGGCGTGTGAAGCACTCTTCGACCCAGAAGCAAAGCGGCCCACGACTGAACAGCCCTTCGCTGATCGAGCGGAGGCGCTTCACTGGCTGGAGGCCGAGCGACATGCTTTGGTCGCGGCGACCCTCTGGGCCTACGAGGCCGACGACGATCTGATGTGTGTGGCCCTGGCGGTGCCCCTCTCGCAATTCCTGGCCCTGACACGCTACTTGGAGGACGCCGGGTTGGTGCTCGCCACGGGGATCCGGTCGACTCGAAGGCGCCAGGACGCTTTTCGTGAAGCTGCTCTGCTGAGCCTGCTAGGTGTAGTGCTTCGAGACATGCGCAAGCTCCGCAGATCCGTTCGCATGCACTACAGAGCCATCAAGATCTGCCGGAAGCTGAAGAAGCGCTCAGCGTTGGCCAGCGCGTTGAACAACCTCGGGCTCTCACTCCACGAACAGCGCAAGTTCGACGAGGCCGTGGCGGCCCACACCGAGGCCGCAGAACTGTTCAAGCGCGCCGGTGACCGGAGCGGCATGGCGGGCGCCCTATGCAACACGGGCGAGACTCTGACCGAGCTAGGACGGGTGCAGGAAGCTTCCCACAACCTCCGCAGGGCGGCGAAGATCTACCGGAAACAGGGCGACCTGCGTGGTTACGCCCAGGCAATGGGCAGCCTCGCCAAGGTGACGCGCGACGAAGGGAAGGCCGAGCAGGCCGTGGCACTGCACAAGCGCGCGCTCGACATGCCCGACGGCCTGCTCATACCCCATGAGCGGGCGGTTGAGCTATCCAACTTCGCCGCCAGCCTGGCCGCTGCCGGAGAGTACGAAGCGGCACTCACTGCGCAGCAGGAGGCACTGGGGACGTTCCGGCGTCTGGGCGACCGCCGTGGAGAGGCGATGACTTTGGGCAACATGGCCCTTGTGCGCCAGGAGCAGGGCAAGTGGACCAAGGCTATAAGGTTGCACACCCTCGCGATGGAGGCATTCCTCGTCGGCAAGGACGATCATGGTCTGGCCGCCGAGCTCAGAAGTCTCGCGTCCGCACTTCTCCGACAGGGATGTAACACCGAGGCCCTGGAGAACCTGGAGCTTGCGGCCGATCTCTATCAACAGACCGGCGATTCGGAGAGCGCCCTCGACACACTCGAGCTCGTCGACCAGGTGCGAAGTCGGTTCGGAGTGGGCACGCGATCTGTCGCGCCATGA
- a CDS encoding DNA repair helicase XPB, which yields MSCLIVQSDKTLLLEVDHEQADACRRAIAPFAELERAPEHIHTYRVTPLGLWNARAAGHDAEQVVDALVEFSRYPVPHALLVDVAETMDRYGRLTLTKHPAHGLVLTTTDRPVLEEVLRSKRVQPLVGARIDADTVAVHPSERGQIKQTLLKLGWPAEDLAGYVDGEAHRIDLEESGWALRPYQKQAVEGFWHGGSGVVVLPCGAGKTLVGAGAMARAKATTLILVTNTVSARQWKHELVKRTSLTEDEIGEYSGTRKEIRPVTIATYQVLTTKRKGIYPHLELFDSRDWGLIVYDEVHLLPAPVFKFTADLQARRRLGLTATLVREDGRESDVFSLIGPKRFDAPWKEIEAQGYIAPADCVEVRVNLTDTERLAYATAETEEKYRYCSTTATKRKVAEALVRKFAGQQILVIGQYIDQLDELGEHLDAPVIKGETSNAQREKLFDAFRNGEISVLVVSKVANFSIDLPEATVAIQVSGTFGSRQEEAQRLGRVLRPKADGHQAHFYSVVARDTIDQDFAAHRQRFLAEQGYAYRIVDADELLSGA from the coding sequence GTGTCCTGCCTGATCGTCCAGAGCGACAAGACACTGCTGCTCGAGGTCGACCACGAGCAGGCCGACGCCTGCCGTCGGGCGATCGCGCCGTTCGCGGAGCTGGAGCGGGCGCCCGAGCACATCCACACCTACCGGGTCACCCCGCTGGGGCTGTGGAACGCGCGGGCCGCCGGGCACGACGCCGAGCAGGTCGTCGACGCGCTGGTGGAGTTCTCGCGGTACCCCGTGCCGCACGCGCTGCTCGTGGACGTGGCGGAGACCATGGACCGGTACGGGCGGCTCACCCTCACCAAGCACCCCGCGCACGGGCTCGTCCTCACCACCACCGACCGGCCCGTCCTGGAGGAGGTGCTGCGGTCCAAGCGCGTCCAGCCGCTCGTCGGGGCGCGGATCGACGCCGACACCGTCGCCGTGCACCCCTCCGAGCGCGGGCAGATCAAGCAGACGCTGCTGAAGCTGGGCTGGCCCGCCGAGGACCTCGCGGGATACGTGGACGGCGAGGCGCACCGGATCGACCTGGAGGAGTCCGGCTGGGCGCTGCGGCCCTACCAGAAGCAGGCCGTCGAGGGCTTCTGGCACGGCGGCTCCGGTGTCGTGGTGCTGCCCTGCGGCGCCGGCAAGACGCTGGTGGGCGCCGGGGCCATGGCCAGGGCGAAGGCCACCACGCTGATCCTCGTCACGAACACCGTGTCCGCCCGGCAGTGGAAGCACGAGCTGGTGAAGCGGACCAGCCTCACCGAGGACGAGATCGGCGAGTACAGCGGGACGCGGAAGGAGATCCGGCCCGTCACCATCGCCACCTACCAGGTGCTGACGACGAAGCGGAAGGGCATCTATCCCCACCTGGAGCTCTTCGACTCGCGGGACTGGGGCCTGATCGTCTACGACGAGGTGCACCTGCTGCCCGCGCCCGTGTTCAAGTTCACCGCCGACCTCCAGGCGCGGCGCCGGCTCGGCCTCACCGCGACCCTCGTGCGCGAGGACGGGCGGGAGTCGGACGTGTTCTCGCTGATCGGGCCCAAGCGGTTCGACGCGCCCTGGAAGGAGATCGAGGCCCAGGGGTACATCGCGCCCGCCGACTGCGTGGAGGTCCGGGTCAATCTGACCGACACCGAGCGGCTGGCGTACGCGACCGCGGAGACCGAGGAGAAGTACCGGTACTGCTCCACCACCGCCACCAAGCGGAAGGTCGCCGAGGCGCTGGTACGGAAGTTCGCCGGGCAGCAGATCCTCGTCATCGGGCAGTACATCGACCAGCTCGACGAGCTGGGGGAGCACCTGGACGCTCCGGTCATCAAGGGCGAGACGTCCAACGCGCAGCGCGAGAAGCTCTTCGACGCGTTCCGCAACGGCGAGATCAGTGTGCTGGTCGTGTCGAAGGTCGCGAACTTCTCCATCGACCTGCCGGAGGCCACGGTCGCCATCCAGGTGTCCGGCACGTTCGGGTCGCGCCAGGAGGAGGCCCAGCGGCTCGGGCGGGTGCTGCGGCCCAAGGCGGACGGCCACCAGGCGCACTTCTACTCGGTGGTCGCCCGGGACACCATCGACCAGGACTTCGCGGCGCACCGCCAGCGGTTCCTCGCCGAGCAGGGCTACGCGTACCGGATCGTCGACGCGGACGAGCTGCTCAGCGGCGCCTGA